CCTGTTACTATCAACTCAGGTTATCGGTTATCAGGTTATCGGTAAAGAGCAAGCAGTAGCCTGCTATCTCAAATTACCGATTACTGATTACCTGATTACCGATTACTTTAAATAATCACAATTTATAGCCCACTGGAGTATAATTACCATTCACCAGTTACCAATTACCAGAAATAAGGAGGTAAAAAACAATGGGAAAAGGTTTAGTAACAGCAGCGGATGCTAATTTTGATGAATTGCTTAAGTCCAGAGAACTATTAATCGTAGATTTTTGGGCAGAGTGGTGTGGTCCATGTCAAAGACTTACACCCATAATTGAAAAGGTAGCTAACGAATATGCAGGGAGAATAATAGTCGCTAAATTGAATGTCGATGAAAACACAAACATTGCTACAAAATATATGATTATGAGTATTCCGACATTAATATTTTTTAAAGATGGCAAGGAAATTAACAAAATAGTAGGATCAATTTCAGAAAATGAGTTAAAGAAGAAAATAGATAGTTTTCTTTAGTAAGCATTCAGCTATCAGTAGGGGAAAATAAAGGGATTCGGGATTGGGATTTGGGGTTCGGGAATGAAAGAATTCCATAACCACTAAATCCGAACCCCAAATCCCGATTTTGAGGGGAAACGGTCATGTCCACGGGCGTGGACACAAAGGACGATGAAAATTAATGGGACACAGATGAACACAGATAACACAGATAAATTAAAGAATTAGATTTTTACCTTTGTGTCTTTGAGTGAGATATTTTTAAAAGAAATCTGTGTTCATCCGTTTAATCTGTGTTCATGTAAGCGTTCAGGTGGTGTAACAAAAGGAGATATGGAGATTATGGAGATAAGGGGATATATTTAGGAGTTTTTGGTGAAAGGGTTAGGGTTAGGAGGCTGGTTTGGTTTAGGGGTTATGAAGTTAGTCTTTTTGCAAAACCATCTTCACTTAACTTCCATACCAACTTCATAACCATAACCTTTTGCTCAATTATCCAGGAAATTTATAATCTCCATATCTCTCTTATCTCCTTATCCCCTTTCTTACACTTTGATGTATCGCCTGAACGGTTACGTGTTCATCTGTGTTCTATTTATGCGGCTATTTTCAGGGGAAAAGATGAACAAGAGAAAAATAGACGATATTTGCAATAAAATAATCAAATGGAGTTTTTTGGGACTCCTCGCTTTGGTTCCTCTTTATTTTGATACGCATTGTCGAGGTGTATTTGATGTTCCAAAGATGACTTTATTACGCCTATTTTCTTTAGTGATAATTGGCGCCTGGCTTTTAAGGATAATTCTTACCAGAGAATTTAACTTTGTGCGAAGTCCATTAGATATACCCGTATTAGCCTTTCTTTTAAGCAGTATTGCCTCAACTATATGCTCTGTTGACCCATTTACAAGTTTAGTCGGTGCCTACAAAAGACATGAAGGGTTGACAACA
The bacterium genome window above contains:
- the trxA gene encoding thioredoxin: MGKGLVTAADANFDELLKSRELLIVDFWAEWCGPCQRLTPIIEKVANEYAGRIIVAKLNVDENTNIATKYMIMSIPTLIFFKDGKEINKIVGSISENELKKKIDSFL